In one window of Thermodesulfobacteriota bacterium DNA:
- a CDS encoding DUF1998 domain-containing protein — MDINSFIAEIKARADLREIVHHEELPSRDPAYAETALPLMAEVKEALASLGVKGLFTHQARGIDLVRQGKNVVVMTPTASGKSLIYNLPVAEAILKDPEARAMYIFPLKGLEQDQLGAFRELAARLPLETEGGAPEKGKRKAFKPGISEIYDGDTSAYRRKRMREEPPRVVLTNPDMIHLAINPFHGKWERFLSNLRFVIVDEIHAYRGVFGSHVANVLRRFRRVAKLYGSDPVFIASSATIANPEELAEGLVGKDFEAITESGAPSGRRHFLFLNPASGVSPYTIATRLLASSVRAGFKTIAFTKARKVTELMHSRILDGCPDISPVVSSYRAGFLPEERRDIEKRLFKGELSGVISTSALELGVDIGGLDVCILVGYPGTVSSTWQRSGRVGRSGRDSLIVMVALADALDQHFMRNPPDFFRRSSESAVLDPFNRPIVKSHLLSATSERYLRGDDPVYDIARLEPVLEELEAEGKLRRGRLDVWFARKRRPQMESSIREAGEAYAIIKDGGGLLGESSSTRVLYDLHPGAIYLHKGVQYRVASLDMRDRVAVCRPAGEIAYYTRPMTEEESEILSEDDSKPLRNTLVKFGTLRITERVLGYRKKHIFTEAPMGEFLLDLPPSVFTTKGVWMKVGNSILEEVRGSGFSIGGALHAAEHAMIAALPLYALCDRMDLGGVSYTLNPELQSPAIFVYDGHEGGVGLARRGFDCLREWLGSALELMEDCPCEVACPSCTQDPRCGNNNEPLDKRGASMILRDWLGR, encoded by the coding sequence ATGGACATCAATTCATTCATAGCAGAGATAAAGGCAAGGGCCGACCTGAGGGAGATAGTGCACCACGAGGAACTCCCATCCCGGGACCCCGCCTATGCTGAGACAGCCCTGCCCCTCATGGCCGAGGTAAAGGAGGCACTCGCGTCCCTCGGCGTAAAGGGGCTTTTCACACACCAGGCCCGGGGCATAGACCTCGTCAGGCAGGGCAAGAACGTGGTCGTCATGACCCCTACGGCCAGCGGGAAGAGCCTCATATACAACTTGCCGGTAGCCGAGGCCATACTCAAGGACCCTGAGGCAAGGGCCATGTACATATTCCCGCTCAAGGGGCTCGAGCAGGACCAGCTCGGCGCTTTCAGGGAGCTTGCGGCAAGGCTACCCCTTGAAACGGAAGGCGGCGCGCCGGAGAAAGGGAAGAGAAAGGCCTTCAAGCCGGGCATATCAGAGATATACGACGGCGACACATCCGCTTACAGGAGAAAGCGGATGCGCGAGGAGCCGCCTCGTGTCGTCCTTACGAACCCGGACATGATACATCTCGCCATAAACCCCTTCCATGGGAAGTGGGAGAGGTTCCTTTCCAACCTCCGGTTCGTGATAGTCGACGAGATACACGCCTACAGGGGCGTATTCGGCTCGCATGTGGCTAACGTGCTGAGAAGGTTCCGGCGGGTAGCGAAGCTCTATGGGAGCGACCCTGTCTTCATAGCCTCTTCTGCGACCATTGCAAACCCTGAAGAGCTGGCCGAGGGCCTTGTCGGCAAGGACTTCGAGGCCATAACCGAAAGCGGCGCGCCGTCCGGGAGGAGGCATTTTCTTTTCCTCAACCCCGCCTCGGGCGTAAGCCCCTATACCATAGCCACAAGGCTCCTGGCCTCGTCGGTCCGCGCAGGTTTCAAGACCATAGCCTTCACAAAGGCCAGGAAGGTGACCGAGCTAATGCATTCCCGGATACTCGACGGCTGCCCGGATATAAGCCCGGTCGTAAGCTCCTACAGGGCGGGCTTCCTCCCCGAGGAGAGGCGCGATATCGAAAAAAGACTTTTCAAGGGCGAGCTATCCGGCGTCATATCGACGAGCGCCCTCGAGCTCGGGGTCGACATAGGAGGCCTCGACGTCTGCATACTCGTGGGCTACCCCGGCACCGTAAGCTCGACCTGGCAGAGGAGCGGGAGGGTCGGCAGGAGCGGACGAGACTCGCTCATCGTCATGGTCGCGCTCGCGGACGCGCTCGACCAGCATTTCATGCGGAACCCTCCGGACTTCTTCAGGCGCTCATCAGAGTCGGCTGTCCTGGACCCCTTCAACAGGCCCATAGTGAAGTCCCATCTCCTCTCCGCGACATCGGAGCGGTATCTGAGGGGCGACGACCCTGTCTATGATATTGCGAGGCTTGAGCCTGTCCTCGAGGAACTTGAAGCCGAAGGGAAACTGAGGCGCGGCAGGCTCGACGTGTGGTTCGCAAGAAAAAGGCGGCCCCAGATGGAGAGCTCCATCCGGGAGGCGGGTGAGGCCTACGCCATAATCAAAGACGGCGGCGGCCTCCTTGGGGAATCGAGCTCCACGAGAGTACTCTACGACCTCCATCCCGGGGCGATATACCTCCACAAGGGCGTCCAGTACAGGGTCGCCTCTCTCGACATGCGCGACCGGGTGGCCGTCTGCAGGCCGGCAGGCGAGATAGCCTATTACACGAGGCCTATGACCGAGGAGGAATCCGAAATACTCTCCGAGGACGACTCGAAGCCATTGAGGAACACGCTCGTAAAATTCGGGACGCTGAGAATAACTGAAAGGGTGCTCGGATACAGGAAAAAACACATATTCACCGAGGCCCCGATGGGCGAGTTCCTCCTCGACCTGCCGCCCTCTGTTTTCACTACAAAGGGCGTGTGGATGAAGGTCGGCAATAGCATACTCGAAGAGGTGCGCGGAAGCGGTTTCAGCATTGGCGGCGCCCTCCATGCCGCTGAGCACGCGATGATAGCTGCGCTCCCCCTCTACGCTTTATGCGACAGGATGGACCTCGGCGGGGTGAGCTATACATTGAACCCCGAGCTTCAGAGCCCGGCGATATTCGTCTATGACGGCCACGAGGGCGGAGTGGGCCTTGCACGGAGGGGCTTCGATTGCCTGAGGGAATGGCTTGGTTCCGCTCTCGAGCTCATGGAGGACTGCCCCTGCGAGGTGGCCTGCCCGTCCTGCACACAGGACCCGAGGTGCGGGAACAACAACGAGCCGCTCGATAAAAGGGGCGCGTCCATGATTCTCAGGGATTGGCTTGGCCGATGA
- the leuB gene encoding 3-isopropylmalate dehydrogenase has product MKRFNVAVLPGDGIGPEIVREAIKVLKAVGSRFGAEFILTEALVGGASIDADGVPLTDKVLDLALRSDAVLLGAVGGPKWEGLDYSVRPERALLALRKELGLFANLRPARIYKELIEASTLKPEVIEGVDLVVVRELTGGLYFGSPRGVEKLPDGTERGVNTMVYTTPEIERIARVGFEVARKRSKKLCSVDKANVLETTELWRKVVVRVAKDYPDVELSHMYVDNCSMQLIRNPRQFDVIVTENTFGDILSDEASMLTGSIGMLPSASLGAGKGRAMYEPIHGSAPDIAGKGMSNPIATILSASMMLRYSFDMNEAADSIDAAVEKVLRKNLRTADIMQPGMTRVSCPEMGEAVLKEL; this is encoded by the coding sequence GTGAAAAGGTTTAATGTCGCTGTATTGCCGGGCGACGGCATAGGCCCGGAGATCGTCAGAGAGGCGATAAAGGTACTCAAGGCCGTGGGTTCGAGGTTCGGGGCCGAGTTCATTCTGACCGAGGCGCTCGTCGGGGGCGCGTCAATAGACGCCGACGGCGTGCCGCTAACCGATAAGGTCCTCGACCTTGCTCTACGGAGCGACGCCGTGCTCCTTGGCGCGGTCGGCGGCCCCAAATGGGAGGGGCTCGACTACTCGGTAAGGCCCGAGAGGGCGCTCCTTGCCCTGAGAAAAGAGCTTGGTCTCTTCGCCAACCTCCGGCCCGCCAGGATATACAAGGAGCTTATAGAGGCCTCTACCCTCAAGCCAGAGGTAATAGAAGGCGTGGACCTCGTCGTGGTAAGGGAACTTACCGGCGGTCTTTATTTCGGCTCGCCGAGGGGCGTTGAGAAGCTTCCGGACGGGACCGAGCGCGGCGTTAACACGATGGTCTATACGACCCCGGAGATAGAGAGGATAGCCAGGGTGGGGTTCGAGGTCGCAAGGAAGCGGAGCAAGAAGCTCTGTAGCGTGGACAAGGCCAATGTCCTCGAAACTACCGAGCTCTGGAGGAAGGTGGTCGTGCGGGTGGCAAAGGACTACCCGGACGTGGAATTGAGCCACATGTACGTGGATAACTGCTCCATGCAGCTCATAAGGAACCCCAGGCAGTTCGACGTTATCGTGACCGAGAACACCTTCGGCGACATACTTTCTGACGAAGCTTCGATGCTTACAGGCTCGATAGGGATGCTCCCTTCGGCGAGCCTGGGTGCAGGGAAGGGCAGGGCCATGTACGAGCCCATACACGGGAGCGCCCCGGACATAGCCGGAAAAGGCATGTCCAACCCCATAGCCACCATACTCTCGGCGTCCATGATGCTCCGCTACTCCTTTGACATGAACGAGGCCGCGGACTCGATCGACGCGGCGGTCGAGAAGGTCTTAAGGAAAAACTTGAGGACCGCCGATATCATGCAGCCCGGGATGACCCGCGTAAGCTGCCCCGAGATGGGCGAGGCGGTACTGAAGGAGCTCTGA
- a CDS encoding DNA-binding protein, whose translation MKREGAKSKVLSSEKLHIENKTLFVDLKENEGGRFLQVAELSNDRRSTVVIPVSGLAAFMEVLQKVANTL comes from the coding sequence ATGAAAAGGGAAGGCGCAAAAAGCAAGGTCCTTTCCAGCGAGAAATTGCATATAGAGAACAAGACCCTGTTCGTGGACCTGAAGGAGAACGAAGGCGGCAGGTTCCTGCAGGTAGCCGAGCTCTCCAACGACAGGCGGAGCACGGTGGTCATCCCGGTAAGCGGCCTCGCCGCTTTCATGGAGGTGCTCCAGAAGGTCGCCAACACGCTCTGA
- a CDS encoding 3-isopropylmalate dehydratase small subunit: MKLKGRVWKYGADIDTDKIIPARYLNTSDPAELAKHCMEDEDPSFASKVRPGDIILADKNFGCGSSREHAPIAIKAAGVACVIAKSFARIFYRNSFNMGLTILESDEVYGATDDGDELEIDVSTGSIVNLTKGKSFTARPVPPFMQELIQAGGLMESIRKRGFV, from the coding sequence ATGAAGCTTAAGGGCAGGGTCTGGAAGTACGGAGCCGATATAGACACTGACAAGATAATACCCGCGAGATACCTCAACACATCCGATCCGGCGGAGCTCGCGAAGCACTGCATGGAGGACGAGGACCCCTCGTTCGCCTCGAAGGTGCGGCCAGGGGACATAATTCTCGCTGACAAGAACTTCGGGTGCGGCTCGTCAAGGGAGCACGCGCCCATCGCAATAAAGGCCGCGGGGGTTGCCTGCGTAATCGCCAAGAGCTTCGCCAGGATTTTCTACAGGAACTCGTTCAACATGGGGCTTACGATACTCGAATCCGACGAGGTATACGGAGCCACGGACGACGGGGACGAACTCGAGATAGACGTCTCGACCGGCTCCATCGTAAACCTCACCAAGGGGAAGAGCTTCACGGCCAGGCCGGTGCCTCCGTTCATGCAGGAGCTTATACAGGCCGGCGGGCTCATGGAGTCGATAAGAAAGAGGGGGTTTGTATGA
- a CDS encoding methyltransferase domain-containing protein: MKKPRPPHYYLYDWLAPLYDLGVRLAAIPFGGEARLRARTLDEADVRGGQKVLEIFSGTATLSLMAARRGACVFALDVSEGMLKAAREKAGDERLGIGLVRGDAAELPFAGGSFDRVMASMGLHEARPEALRGILFEAGRVLKSGGKLSILDFHRAEGPAGFLQSLVFTFFEGEPARAWVRTDIQSLLSSLGFRDFRRVFLASRSLQLVTARRA, encoded by the coding sequence ATGAAAAAGCCCCGCCCCCCGCATTATTACCTGTACGATTGGCTTGCCCCGCTTTACGACCTCGGGGTAAGGCTCGCGGCCATTCCCTTCGGCGGCGAGGCACGCTTGAGGGCCAGGACCCTTGACGAGGCCGACGTTAGAGGCGGGCAGAAGGTGCTTGAGATATTCTCGGGCACCGCGACATTGTCCCTCATGGCAGCCAGGCGCGGCGCTTGCGTATTCGCGCTGGACGTTTCCGAGGGGATGCTCAAGGCCGCCCGCGAAAAGGCAGGGGACGAAAGGCTCGGGATAGGGCTCGTAAGGGGGGATGCGGCGGAGCTTCCGTTCGCCGGCGGCTCTTTTGACAGGGTAATGGCCTCCATGGGCCTCCACGAGGCCAGGCCCGAGGCGCTCAGGGGAATACTCTTCGAGGCCGGGAGGGTGCTTAAATCAGGCGGGAAGCTCTCCATACTCGATTTCCACAGGGCCGAGGGGCCCGCGGGTTTTTTGCAGTCCCTGGTCTTTACATTTTTCGAAGGCGAGCCGGCCAGGGCATGGGTGAGGACCGATATACAATCTCTACTCTCAAGCCTGGGCTTCAGGGACTTCAGGCGCGTCTTTCTCGCAAGCAGGTCATTGCAGCTTGTAACCGCCAGGCGGGCATAG
- the leuC gene encoding 3-isopropylmalate dehydratase large subunit, with amino-acid sequence MRQMTITEKILAKHAGLKEVAPGELINARVDIALGNDITAPIAISEFRKIGAKKVFNRNKVVLVPDHFTPNKDIKSAAQVKILREFAKEQRLKYYFEGGDVGVEHALLPEKGIVVPGDVVIGADSHTCTYGALGAFSTGVGSTDLAAAMITGEVWFKVPESIKFVFEGKLNKWVSGKDLILRVIGDIGVDGALYRAMEFTGRAIEKLSMDSRMAMCNMAIEAGAKSGIIAPDAVTEEYVNGRAERPYKFYSSDPGATYAEVKEYDCSGIEPTVACPHLPENTKKVSELKGITIDQVIIGSCTNGRLEDLKVAARILKGQKVAKYVRLIVIPATPFIYNEAMRLGYFDIFLKAGAVISPPTCGPCLGGHMGILAAGERALATTNRNFVGRMGDPKSEVYLANPAVAAATAVKGRIAHPDEVSK; translated from the coding sequence ATGAGGCAGATGACGATCACGGAAAAGATCCTTGCGAAGCACGCCGGGCTGAAGGAAGTCGCGCCCGGCGAGCTCATAAACGCCAGGGTGGACATCGCGCTCGGGAACGACATAACCGCGCCCATCGCGATAAGCGAGTTCAGGAAGATCGGCGCGAAGAAGGTCTTCAACAGGAACAAGGTCGTCCTTGTCCCGGACCACTTCACGCCTAACAAGGACATAAAATCCGCGGCCCAGGTCAAGATACTCCGCGAGTTCGCGAAAGAGCAGAGGCTGAAATATTACTTCGAGGGCGGCGACGTTGGCGTCGAGCACGCGCTCCTTCCGGAGAAGGGGATAGTCGTGCCGGGCGACGTCGTCATAGGCGCGGACTCACATACCTGCACCTACGGCGCGCTCGGGGCCTTTTCGACTGGCGTCGGCTCGACCGACCTTGCCGCGGCCATGATAACCGGCGAGGTGTGGTTCAAGGTGCCGGAGTCCATCAAGTTCGTCTTCGAAGGGAAGCTCAACAAGTGGGTCAGCGGCAAGGACCTCATCCTCCGCGTAATCGGCGACATAGGCGTGGACGGCGCGCTCTACAGGGCAATGGAGTTCACGGGCAGGGCCATAGAGAAGCTCTCCATGGACTCGAGGATGGCCATGTGCAACATGGCCATCGAAGCGGGCGCAAAGAGCGGCATAATAGCCCCTGACGCTGTCACGGAGGAATATGTGAACGGCAGGGCCGAGAGGCCGTACAAATTCTATTCGAGCGACCCAGGCGCCACCTATGCCGAGGTGAAGGAGTACGACTGCTCTGGAATAGAGCCGACCGTCGCCTGCCCGCACCTGCCGGAGAACACGAAAAAGGTATCGGAGCTCAAGGGCATAACCATAGACCAGGTCATAATCGGCTCGTGCACGAACGGCAGGCTTGAGGACCTCAAGGTCGCTGCCAGGATATTGAAGGGGCAGAAGGTCGCGAAATACGTACGGCTCATAGTAATACCGGCGACCCCGTTCATCTACAACGAAGCCATGCGCCTCGGCTACTTCGACATATTCCTCAAGGCCGGTGCCGTCATAAGCCCGCCCACCTGCGGCCCCTGCCTTGGGGGCCACATGGGCATACTGGCCGCCGGTGAGAGGGCGCTCGCGACCACGAACAGGAACTTCGTGGGCAGGATGGGCGACCCCAAGAGCGAGGTCTATCTTGCGAACCCGGCCGTCGCCGCTGCAACGGCCGTAAAGGGGAGGATAGCCCACCCGGACGAGGTATCGAAGTAG
- a CDS encoding 2-isopropylmalate synthase gives MDNRVRIFDTTLRDGEQSPGASMNVEEKIAVARQLTKLGVDVIEAGFAFSSPGDFDSVRRIALEVEGPVICSLARCKPEDIDAAAGALKGAARSRIHTFISTSEIHLKHQFRLTRSEALERAVEMVKRARGHVDDVEFSAMDASRTEPAYLYEMIEAVIEAGAGTVNIPDTVGYALPDQFGALIKGIRDNVRNIDRAVISVHCHNDLGLAVANSLAAVVNGARQVECTINGIGERAGNASLEEIVMILRTRKDVLGLETGITTEQIFPASRLVSGITGIMVQPNKAIVGDNAFAHESGIHQDGLLKDKSTYEIMRPESVGISRSKLVLGKHSGRHAFKTRLSEMGYDLSQENLERAFETFKRLADLKKEVFDEDLEAIVQDEVLRVEVPDRYRLVKLKVQSGTDTPPRAEVEMEVDGRTESGTGTGDGPVDAAYNTIASLTGTKSRLLKYSVNAITGGTDAQGEVSVRVQEGGHIVLGQGSHTDIIVASAKAYINALNRLEHMKKEKRDTPVL, from the coding sequence CTTCAGCTCGCCGGGCGATTTCGACTCGGTCAGGAGGATCGCGCTCGAGGTCGAGGGCCCGGTCATATGCAGCCTCGCCAGGTGCAAGCCAGAGGACATAGACGCCGCGGCGGGCGCGCTAAAGGGCGCGGCCAGGTCCAGGATACACACCTTCATCTCGACCTCCGAGATACACCTGAAGCACCAGTTCAGGCTCACCCGGAGCGAGGCCCTCGAGAGGGCGGTCGAGATGGTCAAGAGGGCGCGTGGCCACGTCGACGACGTCGAGTTTTCGGCAATGGACGCTTCGAGGACCGAGCCCGCATACCTTTACGAGATGATAGAAGCCGTTATCGAGGCAGGCGCCGGGACCGTTAATATCCCCGACACAGTCGGCTATGCGCTCCCGGACCAGTTCGGCGCGCTCATAAAGGGCATACGCGACAACGTAAGGAACATCGACAGGGCGGTAATATCCGTTCATTGCCATAACGACCTGGGATTGGCGGTTGCTAACTCCCTTGCCGCGGTCGTGAACGGCGCGAGGCAGGTAGAGTGCACCATAAACGGCATAGGCGAGAGGGCCGGTAACGCCTCCCTCGAAGAGATAGTCATGATACTCAGGACGAGGAAGGACGTCCTCGGCCTCGAGACCGGCATCACAACGGAGCAGATATTCCCCGCGAGCAGGCTCGTAAGCGGCATAACCGGCATAATGGTGCAGCCAAACAAGGCCATAGTAGGCGACAACGCCTTTGCGCACGAGTCCGGCATACACCAGGACGGCCTCCTCAAGGACAAGTCCACCTACGAGATAATGCGGCCCGAGTCTGTCGGCATATCCCGCTCGAAGCTGGTCCTCGGCAAGCATTCCGGCCGCCACGCCTTCAAGACGAGGCTCTCGGAGATGGGCTACGACCTTTCGCAGGAGAACCTCGAGAGGGCCTTCGAGACCTTCAAACGGCTCGCCGACCTCAAAAAGGAGGTCTTCGACGAGGACCTCGAGGCCATAGTGCAGGACGAGGTGCTGAGGGTCGAGGTGCCTGACAGGTACAGGCTCGTCAAGCTCAAGGTGCAGAGCGGGACCGATACTCCCCCCAGGGCCGAGGTCGAGATGGAGGTCGACGGCAGGACCGAAAGCGGAACAGGCACAGGAGACGGGCCGGTGGACGCGGCCTACAACACCATAGCCTCGCTTACCGGCACGAAGAGCAGGCTCCTCAAATACTCGGTAAACGCCATCACGGGCGGCACCGACGCGCAGGGAGAGGTCTCCGTGAGGGTGCAGGAGGGCGGGCACATCGTGCTCGGCCAGGGCTCCCACACCGACATAATTGTCGCGAGCGCCAAGGCCTACATAAACGCGCTCAACAGGCTCGAGCACATGAAGAAGGAGAAGCGCGACACACCTGTGCTTTAG